The nucleotide sequence CGCTACCAGTCCTCCTGCCCCCAGGGCAGTCGCCGCCACGGCCGCGATGGCCCGGCGGGTCGTCTTCGATCGCTTACGTGTGTTACGTCGCATGGGACTCCTCTGAGATCTCTGGGTCGAGCGCCGCTTCGGTTCCGCTTCCGCTCACCGCAGCTGCTCGCTCGATGCCGATGCCGTTCGTGGGCAAGGCCCCAGCCGCACCCTCTGAACGACAGCCGGGCACCATGGGGGTACCGCAGACGAAGTCACAAGCGCCCTCCCGGCGGCAGCCGGCGCGGGGTGCCCCGGGCGAGCCCGACAAGGGAAAGCCTCGGCAGGGCTCGTGGACACCGGCCGCGTGCTGCGCGTGACCACTGATGGCTCCTCGGAATCCTCAAGTGCCGCCGCCCTGATGCGACTTCGTCACCAGAGTTACGGATGGGACAAGCGCCATGAGAGGACTCGGGGTACCTCGTCAGGCTCTCGTAAGGATTCGCGCGACCGGGCGGTGTCCGCCTCCACAAAGCGGAAACACACGCTGGACATGTCCCGCTGCGACCTCGTCGCCCGGATCGCGCAGGATCTCAGCACTCCGCTCGCCGGGCCGCGCCATACCCGAAGCACGCTGACGGCGTCGTCACCGACACCACCCGGAAGACCGGCCGACTGCGGCCCCCGCCCCGCCGAACAGGACTCCGGGCCGGTGCCGACCGCTCGTCCCCCGTGTTGGGCCGCACGTCGCCAAGCCGGACCAACCAGTAAAGCCGGGTCGCCGCCTTCGGCGTCGTGGGCCGGCTCGCCCTGGCCCGCGCCGACGATCTGCGGGTGATCACGTCTGCGGCCACCTGGTGGAGATGGTCCACCCACGGACCAATCGCCCGGCGCTGGAGTGGACTCTGTCCCGACTCGTCGTCGAACCGGTCACCGAGCCGATCGCCAGCCACGCCGCCGTGCTCCTCACCCACGCGGCCCGCACGGCCACAAGTGCGCCATCGACGCCATGCTCAGTGCCACCGCCCTCGCCAGCCCCGGCCCCGGCCCCGGCCCCGTCACGATCCTCACCTCGGATCCAGAGGACCTGACCGCGCTGTGCGGCGGACGAGCCACCGGGATCAAGGTCTGAGCCGACCCTCGTCGATGGAGCCGCGTGGTTCGGCCCAGTCGCTACTGGTCCAGGTCGGGCGGCTGGTCGTAGGCGCTCAGGAGCCCCTCGATGCACTGGTTGTTGATGGACTGCCGGTCGTACAGGCACTTCGCGTACCGAGACAGCAGAACCTCGACGCTGTTCCCCGCCCGCTGGGCGACCTCGGCCGGATCCGCCCCGGCGCACAGCCACGTGGACAGGGCTGAGTGCCGCAGGTCGTACGGCCGTTTCGCGAGCGGAGTGTTGGCGAGGGCGGGCGGCAGGACGAGGGCGCGGGTCTCGTGCCAGACCCGGTTGTAGGTGGTGTAAGTGATGATCCGGCCCTGCTCGGTGAAGAACAGTCGGCCGTCGTCGGCCGTGCCGAACGTGGCGACGTGATCCCTCCACATCGTCACCAGGTGCGGCGGCAACGGCACCACCCGCGTCTCGCCCGGCGGGCGATTCTTCAGCCCACGCTCATCGTGGAACTTGCCGGTGTCGGTCCACCGCTTGCCCGCCTGCGGCAGAGTGCGATGCAAGATCAATCGACCCCACAGCCGGTGCGGGGCAGGCGGCAGTCCGGCAATGCCACCGCCACCGCCTCCTCGGGGCGCAGGCCCGCGTAGTACATGCCAGCGAAGAACCCGACCAGCCGATAGCCGCCCGCATATGAGACGGCGCCCAGCAGATCCCGCGCCTGGCGAGGGTTGGCCACCACCCGCGGATCCACCGCAACCGCCGGCTTAGCTTGGCGTTTATCCTCGCTGCTGTTTCAGGCGGACGTGTTCGGTGAGGGTTTCTGCTCGTTTCACGGTCTTTCCGGGCTCGTAGCGTGGCGCTGGCCTGCGGTTTTTGGAGCCGGGTGGGCGTCCGGGGCCAGGCCGGGAGGGTTTCGGCACGGCTGTGGGACGGGCGGCTGTCTCGCGGAGGTGACGGAACCCCCGGCGGACCCGGGCGGGGGTGAGCCGGCGGGGTTCGGTGGCCCGTTCCCAGGGGCGCCGGAGGTCCTCGGCGAGGGGGCGGGCGAGGCGGAGCTGGGTGTGGGCGGCGATGATCAGCCAGGTCCACAGGTCGGCGGTGTGCGGGTCGCGGACCTTCGGCACGGTCCAGCCGAGCGTCTGCTTGAACAGGCGGAAAGTGTGCTCCAGGTCGAATCTGCGGAGGAACGCCTGCCAACGAAGGTTGACGTCCTCGCCGGTCATCGCGGTGCGTGAGGACCACAGCCAGACCGGTTTCGGGTCGCGGTCGCCGGGCAGATGATCGACGTTCAGCCGGATCAACGTGCCGTGGATCAGAGGCAGTTCACCGCTGTGGTCGAGCCAGGGGCCACGGGCAGTCAGGCGGGGGTGCATCCGGTCCCAGGCGAACGCTTCGGCCGTGCCGTAGCGGGTGGTGCCGGAGGTGGTGGCCTGGTCGGGGACGTGCCAGGACTCCGGCTTGGCGAAGGTGAGGACACCGCCGTGCTTGCGGGGCTGCCCGCCGCGCGGGGTGGAACGGCGCGGGCCGGCGTCGCGGAGCATGACCCGGTCCGAGCGCAGTCGGCCGACCAGCTCGACGGGCAGGTCCGCCAGGACGTAAGCGAGCCGGGTGACGTCGTAGCCCGAGTCCATGACAACGAGAATGTCCTGGTCATCAGGTTTCCACTGTCCCGCTCGCACGAGCCGGCCAACTACATCGCGCAGCTGGGCGGCGGTCACGGCGGTGGCGTCGTCGGCCGGACCCAGCCGGACCGCGTCCAGCATGGCCGTCCACGAGGTGCGTCCGGTTTCCAGCGCGGCGACGAAGGAGTAGGGCCAGCCGGGGATCATCTGGTCGGCGCTGCGACCTCGACCGTAGACGTGGCAGAACAGCAGGTCCGGGCTGGTAGGGGCGTCGGGACGCAGCCAGTTGCTCACGTCGACCGCAAGGACGATCCGCCCGTCGGCCGCCCTCGGCAACGGCGTGGAGGCAAGCAGCCGCCGCAGGCGGCGCGGCTCGAGCCAGCCGCGGTTGACCGCGCCGTACATCGCACCGTGCCCACGCCGGTGCTCGACCGCCAGCGTCAACTCGACCAGCGACTTGACCGGCCCGTCCGCGCACAGCACCGCGTCGGCGAGCTCGAAGAGCGCATCCGCACGGGCGTAAAGGCAGTCGTAGAACTCGACACGAAAGTGGGACAGCACGCCCAGTGCGGCGTCAGCGGGACCTGCACAAGCCAGACTCTTCACAGCGGCCGTTCCTTCACGCGACGTTGCTCGACACCTCGAAGCGTGAAGAACGGCCGTCCTGCTGTCTCAGGAAGAAGCCAAGATCAGCAGGACAGGTGACCCGGCGAGGTTAAACGCCAAGCTAAGAGGCTGTTGTCGTTCCGATCTTGAGGGGTGTGGACCGAACGGGAGTTTCGATCGGGTGAGCTAGCCTGTCCGCCGTGGACCACGCCCCCGAGCCGCTGAACTGCCCTGACTGCGGGCGCGTGATGAAGAGCCTGGGCCTTGTCCTGTCTCTCCGCGATGAGGACAAGCAGCGTGTGTGCCGACACGCCTGGAGGTGCCCGGAGGGTCACACCTGGTGGCACTGGGCGGATCGGCCGGCTGAGCCCCTGGATGTCTGCCCCTACCCCCAGCTGTTCCGGCGATGACGGCGACCTGCTGTCGCCTGCCCGCGGCCTTCGGCTCACGAGCTCGGTGGCTGTCGCCGGCCCGATCCTGATCGGTATCGGTCGGCCGGAGTCTCAATCGGGTGACTGCGGCGGCCGACGCGCATGAGAACAGGGCCTCTTGGTAGCTCAAAGGGTGTCTACGCCAAAAAGCTGTCCAGGAGGCCCTGTTGTCGCAGTTCTACGACATCATGTGGGTGGAGTCCACTTCGACCACCCTTGCGTGTGACTGCCTGGCTCACCGGTTCGGGAACGCCGGCGACCACCCGGTGCGCGAGCGCCGCTACCCGACCGACATGTCGGAGGCGGAGTGGGCGGTGGTGAGACCGTTGCTGCCGGTGCCGGGCTGGCTGCGCGGGCGGGGCGGGCAGCCGGAGGCGTACTGCCACCGCGCGACACTGGACGCGATCCGCTACCTGGTCGACAACGCCATCAAGTGGCGGGCCATGCCGGCCGACTTCCCGCCGTGGGACCGGGTCTACGCTTTCTTCCGCCGCTGGCGCGACCACGGCATGGTCAAGGAGTTCCACGACCGCCTCCGCCGCAAGGTCCGCGAGCAGGCAGGGCGGGCCCCGGAGCCGAGCGCGGGGGTCATCGACTCACAGTCGGTCAAGGCGGACGCCGTCGTCGGCGCCGGCACCCGCGGCTTCGACGGCGGCAAGCTCATCAACGGCCGCAAGCGGCACGCCGTGGTCGACACCCTCGGCCTCCTGCTCACGGTGATGGTCACCAGCGCGGATGTCGGGGACCGTGCGGCGGCCCAGGTCCTGCTGGCCCAGGTCGCCGCCGCGCATCACCTGCTGGCCCTGGTCTGGGCCGACGGCGGTTACACCGGCAGCCTCGTCGAACACTGTCTCGCCGCCCTCGCCCTGGTCCTCACCATCGTCAAGCGCAGCGACGACATGCGCGGCTTCGTCGTGCTGCCCAAGCGCTGGATCGTGGAGCGGTTCTTTGCCCATCTGATGCAAAGCCGCCGCCTCGTGCGGGACTTCGAGCGGTCCACCAGCAGTGCGGAGGCGATGGTCTACTGGTCGATGACGCGGCTCATGACCCGCCGCCTGGCCCGGCCACGCTCTTCGCGAGCGTGAACCGGCCCGGCGCCGACTCGACCAGCCAGCCCCGGGCCACCAGCCGCTTCGCCTTCGACCGCAACGCCTCGATCTTCGCGGGCACCGGGTCCAGGCCGAAGCAGGCGGCCATCTCCTGGCAGGTCAACGGTCCTTGACCGAGACGGTTCCGGTCCGCGAGAACCTGAAGGATCCGCTGGTAGTCCGCCGACAGTGCCGACCAGACCAGTCCCGCACGCCACATCGGCACCACCGATTTCGGCTTCGCGGCCCCCGAGGTCCCAGGCGCTGCCGGCAGATCACCGCGATCCGACCGCTCCTCGCAGGCGCCGGAGCCGGCATCGTCATCGCCCGGGGCCAGGACCTCGCCGACACGCGAGCGGGCGATGACCCACTCGTTCCACTCCCGCTCGACCACGACCAGCTCAGCCTGGATGCGGTCGGCCTCCTCCCGCAGCTCGTCCATACGACGGCGAGCGGTCAGCTCACGCTGTTCCAGCAGCCCCACGACCGACGGCATCCCCGACCTCCACCTGAGCGACGACTCGACACGTCACCACTCCCCGAGACCCCCGACCCCACGCCCGACCAGCGGAAACGCAACCCTCAACGCCGGAACGACAACAACCACTCAGGGCTGGCCACGAGCTGGCTGATGCCCGCACTCCTTGAGCAGCACCAGCGGGCCGACGGCACGGTGGTGCTGCCGGAGGTTCTTCGGGAGTGGATCCAGAGCGGAGTCCTGGCGGCACTGACTCCTACCCGTTGACCTAAGCGGGAATGACCGGCGTGGGCAGGCAGACTCGTCGCTAACGTCGCGGTACTACAGCCGAGGAGCCGTATGACAGCCCAGGGCTTGATCAAGTTCCGTAGGTGTCCGGATCGTTGGTGATGCCCAGGATGGGGAGTGCTCGTTGGGGCTCGTCGCGGATCGCGCGGGTGGTCTTGGCGATGTTGTCGGCTCCGAGGGTTTTCAGCACGCCGATGGCGAGGTTGCGGAGCAGGTCGAAGTTGGCCCGGCCGAGCATCTGGCGTTTCAGCATGATCTTGTTGTTGTGGCCTTCGACGGCGCCGGAGCTGTAGCGCAGGTTGAGGCCGGCGACGACGGCGTCGAGGTCCTGGCCGAGGCCGGTGACGAAGGTGTACAGGGCGGGAAGGTCGTCGGACTGAACGCCGGTGATCCACTGGCTCAGGTCCCGGCCTTGACGGTTGTTCATGAGCTCGGCGAACGCGCGGACGTGGTCGGCGGTGCGGTCGAGTGCGGGGCAGCGGGCCAGGATCGCCTTGAGTCGCTGGGCCTGCACTGCCTGCAGGCCGGCACTTCGCCGCCCGTGCCGGAAGGTCAGCCCGTCGACCTGCTCAGCGAACGTTGCCTGCTCACAGGCACGTTCGCCGCATCGGAACCGCCGTACCTGTAACTCGATCAGCACCGGACGCCCACCGATCGCGCTGTCGGCGAGCCTACGTACGTATCAGCTGTGCAGCCGAGCCGACAACGTCCTGCATGCCGGACACCCGGCCCGTTCCACGGCCGTCCGGGCCCGCACGTACACCAACTCGCCTTCGGACACGACGTTTTCGATCACGACACCGTCGACCTGGTGGAACCACAGGTCCTGGAGGAGCACATCACCCACGGCCGTTCATGATCGCGGTTTCGGTGACCCTCCGTGGGCCCCAGCACTGAAAGTGATCCAGAACCAGGATTCAACCGCCGCCGACAGGCGGTGCCAGAGCTGATGGTGCAAGCACTCGGCAGTGCCCCGCTCGCGATATGAAGTGGGGCACTGCTGATGCATGCGGAGGGGACGTCGGCGGCTTGCCGGGCGCGGGCCGAAGTTGCAGAGCAACGTCTCCACGCTTCGATTTCGAAGGGATTGACAGAGGGCATCCGCGCCCTCATGCCCAGGCTCTGATCCGGCTGTTGATAGGAGGACCGGGACTCGGTCGGCCGCACTCGGGACAAGCCTCAGAGGAAGGAGGAAACACCGTCGAGGAGCCTGTCCACATCGTCGGCGGTGTTGTACGGCGCCAGGCCCACCCGCAGGGCGGGGTCCTGCAGCTTCAGGGCTGCGAAGGGCTCATACGCGTAGAACGACCCAGCGGGGGCCAGGACGTCGCGTGCGGCCAGGTGCACCTGGGCCTCGCGGGCGTCGCGGCCTTCGAGGGTCATCAGGAGGGTCGGGGTACGGTCGGCCGCCTTCGAGTGCACGGTGACGAGATCGCCCAGAGCGCGCAGACCGTCTTGCATCCTTGTACGCAGCGCCCACTCGTGCTTGTGCAGAGAGCCCAGCGAACGTGAGAGCCGCTGCCTGCGCGTGGCGCCCCCGCCCGGGTCGATCGCGGCGAGGAACTCCACGGCGGCTGTGGCACCCGCCAGGATTTCGTAGGGCAGCGTGCCGAACTCGAAGCGCTCCGGCACGGTGTCGGGGGACGGCAGCAGCTTGTCCGGCTGGAGGGTTGCGAGGAGTTCGGGCGCTCCCGCGAGCACGCCGCAGTGCGGTCCGAGGAACTTGTACGGCGAGCAGACGAACAGGTCCGCACCCATCGCGGGCACGTCCACCAAGTGGTGGGCGGCGTAGTGCACCCCGTCCACGTACACCAGGGCGCCGACCTCGTGCGCCCGGTCGGCGATCCGGCGTACGGGCGGCTTGGTGCCCAGCACGTTCGAGGCCGCCGTGACCGCGACCAGCCGGGTACGAGGCGACAGCGCCCGCTCGAACGAATCGAGGTCCAGCTCCGTCGTCCCGGCGTCGATCTCGATCCAACGGACCGTCACTCCGGCGCGCTCGGCCGCCTGGACCCAGGGACGGACGTTGCAGTCGTGGTCCAGGCGGCTGAGGACGATCTCGTCACCCGCCTTCCAGCCCTTGGCCAGGTGACGGGAGAAGTCGTACGTGAGCTGGGTGGCGCTGCGCCCGTGGACGATGCCGCCGGCGGGCACGCTGAGCAGGTCGGCGTAAGCGGCGCGGAACTCCGTGACGGCGCGCTCGGCGTTCAGCTCGGACGGGCTGACAACACCCCGGTTGGAAAGGGGGCCGGTCAGCGTCGCGGTGATGGCGTCGGCGACCGGGCGGGGGGTCTGGGTCCCGCCCGGGCCGTCGAAGAAGGCGAGACCGTGCTCGAGGGAGGGGAAGTGGGCCCGGAGGGCGGTCAGGTCGATGGCCACGGCCTCGGCTTTCTGCAGAAGTGGGGACCGATCCTGCGAACGGCTGCCGACGGTCGGCGACGGCGCGGACGACAGCGCAGGTGGGGCGCGTCCTTGCGGCCGGTTGCCTAGACTCTGGCACCGGCGACAGAACACGTAAAGCGATGGATCGAGAAGAGAAAGTTCACGAGTCATGAAGTCCCAGCCGGATCTGAAGCTTTTGTCCACGTTCATGGCCGTGGTGGACCGTGGCTCCATGGCCGAGGCCGCGGCGGCCCTCGGCTACGTACCCTCCGCGGTGTCCCAGCACATCGCCGCCCTGGAGCGTGACATGGGCATCGAGCTGGTCGTCCGCCGCCCCGGCAGCCGGCTGATCCTGACCGCGGCCGGCCGCTCCCTCGCGCAAGCGACCGAGACGCTCTTCGATGCGACCGCCCGATTCCAGGACGCTGCCAACGGCATCTCGAACCATGTAATCGCCGAATTGCGCGTCGGCGCCTACCCCAGCGCGATGAGCCACCTGCTCCCCGCAATTCTGTCCGCTCTCAAGCCCCGCGGCCGTGGCCCCCGCATCCGCCTCATCATCGTGGAGACGGACAAAGGGTTGCCTAAGGTCAAATCAGGAGACCTCGACCTGCTCATCGCCTACCGATACCTGCCCGAGGACCCACCGGCCGATTCCGGAGAATGGACCATCACCCCCCTGGGGCACGAGCCGCTGGTCCTCGTCACGGGCACACGGCCGGGCCGTCGCCCGTTGGAACTGGCGGAATGCCTTGAGATGGAATGGACCTCGGGCCACGCACACAGCCCCGATCGGCGTCTGCTGCATCGCTGGGCCGGAGAACTGGGGATCTCTCCCGACGTCACGCTGGAAACCGAGGACCTGCACAGCATGCTGGCCATGATCAGAGCCGGTCTGGCGGTGGGCCTGATCCCTGCCACTCTCATCAGCCCAGAGAGCGACCGGTCCGGAGCCGAACGGGTGGTCCTTCCACCCGGAGCCACGCCCCTGCACCGCGAGATCCTCGCCGTGAGCAGACCCGGAACCCGCCCCCCGATCACCAACGAGTTGGTCACGCTGCTGATCGAGGCTTTGAAGAGCGTGCAGTTGTAGAGATCGAGAAGGAACCCGCAGGTCAGACCAGGACTCGTCCCGGCACAGCGCGACGAAGCAGGAAGCCACGGATTCCCCTCCGAACCCCGTGCCGCGTAGCGGCACAGCAACAGACGGGAAGGCCAGAATCCTCGGGCTTCAGCCCGAGAAGCAGTCAACAAGTGACCCTCCAAACAGAAGGAGCAGCCTGACCAGCGGCTACAGACACAGGACGGGGAATTTCGAATCAGGCGTGGAGGGGTGGGACGGGGCGGCTGCCAGGGGGAAGTGGCAGCCGCCCCTCGGGGGACTCAGGCGACGGGCCTGAGCTGCCATTGCTGGCAGTTGTTGTTCAGCCAGGTCCACTGGCGGATGTCGGTGCCGTTGGCGGTGCCGCAGTTGGCGACGTCGGCGACCTTGCCGGTGGCCTGGTTGACGATCCGGACGTAGTCGCCGGCGGCCGTGTACACGAGGCGGTACTTCTGGCAGTTGTTGTTCAGCCAGGTCCACTGGCGGATGTCGGTGCCGTCGGCGGAGCCGCAGCCGGCGATGTCCATGACCTTGCCGGTGGCGACGTTCACGAGCCGACTGGTGTCGTTGCCCTGGTCCTCGATGCGCCACTTCTGGTTGGCGCCGGTGTGGCAGGCCCACTGCTGGATGTTGGTGCCGTCGGCGGTGTCGCCGTTCGCGACGTCCAGGCACTTGCCGCTGTTGCGGTTGACGAGCTGGTAGGCGGTGGGAGTGGCCGCCGTCTCGCCGGAGGGTCCGGGCAGGGTCGTACCGAGGGCGACCGGGGTGCCGAAGTCCGGGGTGCCGTCGGCGTTCCAGGTGAACTTCTGGGCGCGGGTGGTGCGGCCGTTGCCGCAGCCGCCGTTCGCGGTGTTGTTGGCGTGGTAGACGATCCAGTTCTCGGTGCCGTCCGGAGAGGTGAAGAACCCATTGTGGCCGGGGGCGTAGACGCCCGCCGCGTCATCGCGCTGGAAGACCGGGGTCTGCTTCTTCGTCCAGGACGACGCCAGCAGCGGATCGCTGCCGGTGAGCTCCAGTTGGCCCAGCTTGTAGTCCGGGGTGGAGCAGGAGCTCGCGGAGAAGGAGAGGAACGTGCGGCCGTCGTGGTAAAGCGGCTCGGGACCCTCGTTGACGGGTGAGCCTGAGGTCTCCCAGCTCAGGGTGGGGCTGGAGATGACGGTGAAGGTCTGACTGGCGAGCGTGTAGGGGTTGCTCATGGGGGCGATGACCAGGCTCTGCTTGCTGCCGCCGATGAAGCCGCTGCCCACGAGGTAGAGCTTGTCGTCGTGTCGCAGGACGGAGGCGTCGATGAGCCAGCCGCCCGGGGTGAGGTTGGAGCCGGTGAGGGTGTTCTTGTAGGTGTACGGACCCATGGGGTCACTGCCGGCGCTCTCCAGGACATGCGTGCGCTGGGAGTCGCAGCAGGCGACTCCGGCGCGGGCGGCGGAGTAGTAGAGGTACCACTTGCCGTCGATGAAGTGCATCTCGGGGGCCCAGATGTTGTTGTTCCGGGCCGGATCGGTGTCGCTCCAGACCTGGACGCTGGGGGCGGTGGAGAGCCCGGCCAGGGTCGGCGACTTACGCATGGTCAGGACGCCGGTGAAGGTCGTGGTGATCAGGTAGTAGTTGCCGTCGTGGTACTCCAGCCATGGGTCGGCGCCCTTCTGCGACTTGACCGGGTTGGTGAACGGCCGGCCGTCGGCGGCGCCGGCGGGCTGCGTGGTGACGAGCGGCGCGAGCAGGGCCAGCAGAGCTGCCCAGAGTATGAGCCAGTGACGGGTGCGAAGCACGTGAGTCCCCTTCGGCAACAGCGAGTTCATGACGACAGGCACCGCCCCGCCGCGTGGTGACGGCCGGGCGGTCGGGCACGGCGGGCTCATGCGGGGCTCAGTGGACGATGTTGAACGTGGCGTCGGCGCGGCCCGTCGCGGTCGAGATCTCGTCGAGCCGCAGCACGAAGGCCGAGTGCCGGAGGTAGCGCGTCGGGAACCTGGCCGAGCGGAACGACGACCAGTTCCCGTCGGCGAGGCCGGCGACGCGGGTGAAGGTGGCGTCGGTGGCGAAGCCCGCCGTGCCGTCGTCGCGGACCACCTTGATCGCGAAGTTCTCCTGCTTCATGTAGTAGCCGGGGAAGTTGACCGACTCGAAGGACACACCGTCGGTGTCGGACAGGCCGGGTCGCAGCCGCCACTGCGCGTCCTGATAGGGGTCGAAGGGCAGCTCGCTGATGCGGCCGGCGAAGGACGCGTGGCGGGCGTAGTGGCCGGGGAAGTTGTACGACTTCAGGAGGTTCCAGCTCGTGCCGCCGTACCGGGCCAGGAGGCGGTCGCGGTCGGCGGCGGTGATCGGCTGGACGGTGTTGTGCTTGGCGTTCAGCGGCGCGGTGTACGACTGGCGGCCGACCTTGGTCCACGCTCCCGACACCAGGTCGCCCTGCCACAGGTCGAACTTCGCGTTGGGGCAGTAGGTGTCACCCCACAGAGACCAGGTGGACGAGGTGAGCGACTTCACCAGCGTGGGGGCCTCGGTGCACCGGTTCTCGGCGACGCCCTCGGTGTACTTGGTGAAGCTGCCCGGTTCCACCGACGTCGACCGCGCCCCGGCCAGCCGGCCCGTCGCGTTGCTCTTGTAGTACAGGTAGTTCTGGCCGTTGACGCCGGTGACGACGTGGGAGTCGAGGATGCCGGAGCCCGTGTCGTAGAACACCACGGGGTCGGTGGCGGTGACGAAGTCGGTCGTGTAGGCGGCGGCGATCACCGAGTACGAGGAGCCCTCGGGGATGGTGGTGAACGTGATGCCGTAGGCGCTGCGGACCGGGTCCCAGTGGACGGCCGGGGCCCAGCTGAACGAGTTCGGGTTGGTGCCGTTGACCTTGAGCAGCCGGTCCGCCGACCAGTTCACCAGATCCGGCGAGGTCCAGACGTGGACATTCGGGTTGGCCTTGGCGAAGCTGCCGCCCACGGCGATGTCGGTCGCGAGCGCGACCCAGCTGCCGTCACGCAGCCGGTACAGGAACGGGTCACGGATGCCTTTGGTGCCCGCGGTGGGAGTGAGGATCACGTTGTTGTCGTTGAGTGGCGTCCACTCCCGGCCGTCGTCGCTGACGGCGAGGTGCAGGGCGTTGACATTGCCCGCGCCACTGATCGACTCCTTGAAGTAGCCCATGACGTAGGCGGAGTCGGCGTCCGCCGCTGCGGCCGGCTGCGCGGGTACGGCCACACCCGTGGCCAGCGCCACCAGGGCGATCAGGAACGCAGATCTTCGGATCAATCGTGGCAACATATGCGCTTTCCTCCTGAGAGGCGGTTCATGACGGCCGCGGCGGCGCTGGACCGTGGGCTGCCGGGACGTGAGAGAAGGTCGGGAAACGGGCGGTGTTTCACTCGCCCGGCATGGCGAGGCGGTGGGGGATACCGGCGCCTCCGCCCGCTGGAGGACGGGGGCGGGTGAGAGGTCGTGGTGAGGGCGCCGGTATCCCGGTCGGGTCAGCTCGTCAGACGGAAGGTGGCGTCGCCACGTGCTGTCGCGGTGGTGATCGTTGCGAGCTTCAGCTGGTACGCGTAGTGGCGGATGTACCGGTCGGGGTGGTTGTACGACTGGAAGGAGGACCATGTCGAGTCGGCGAGTCCGGCGACCTGGTTGAAGGTGGCGTCCTCGGCGAACTGGGTGGTGCGGTCGTTGTAGACGAGCTGGAAGTCGGCTCCGTCGCTGCGCAGGTAGTAGCCGGGGAAGTTGACCGACTCGAAGGAGACGGTGCCGGAGCCTGCCAGGCCGGGGCGCGGGCGGAACTTGGCGTCGTCGTTGGTGATGCTCTGGTCGATGCGCACGTCGAAGTTGGTGTGCCGTACGTAGCGGTCCTGGAAGTTGAAGGACTGCAGCCGCTTGGCCGGGACGTTGGCCCAGCGGGCCTGGATCCGGGCGTCCTCGGCGGCCGTCAGGTTCAGGATCGAGCCGTGGCGCTTCTTGTTGCCGCCCAGGGAGTACGTTCCCGACGTGGGGAGCTGGTAGCTGCTGGAGACGGA is from Streptomyces sp. NBC_01314 and encodes:
- a CDS encoding family 43 glycosylhydrolase; amino-acid sequence: MNSLLPKGTHVLRTRHWLILWAALLALLAPLVTTQPAGAADGRPFTNPVKSQKGADPWLEYHDGNYYLITTTFTGVLTMRKSPTLAGLSTAPSVQVWSDTDPARNNNIWAPEMHFIDGKWYLYYSAARAGVACCDSQRTHVLESAGSDPMGPYTYKNTLTGSNLTPGGWLIDASVLRHDDKLYLVGSGFIGGSKQSLVIAPMSNPYTLASQTFTVISSPTLSWETSGSPVNEGPEPLYHDGRTFLSFSASSCSTPDYKLGQLELTGSDPLLASSWTKKQTPVFQRDDAAGVYAPGHNGFFTSPDGTENWIVYHANNTANGGCGNGRTTRAQKFTWNADGTPDFGTPVALGTTLPGPSGETAATPTAYQLVNRNSGKCLDVANGDTADGTNIQQWACHTGANQKWRIEDQGNDTSRLVNVATGKVMDIAGCGSADGTDIRQWTWLNNNCQKYRLVYTAAGDYVRIVNQATGKVADVANCGTANGTDIRQWTWLNNNCQQWQLRPVA
- a CDS encoding LysR family transcriptional regulator translates to MKSQPDLKLLSTFMAVVDRGSMAEAAAALGYVPSAVSQHIAALERDMGIELVVRRPGSRLILTAAGRSLAQATETLFDATARFQDAANGISNHVIAELRVGAYPSAMSHLLPAILSALKPRGRGPRIRLIIVETDKGLPKVKSGDLDLLIAYRYLPEDPPADSGEWTITPLGHEPLVLVTGTRPGRRPLELAECLEMEWTSGHAHSPDRRLLHRWAGELGISPDVTLETEDLHSMLAMIRAGLAVGLIPATLISPESDRSGAERVVLPPGATPLHREILAVSRPGTRPPITNELVTLLIEALKSVQL
- a CDS encoding NF041680 family putative transposase, with product MKSLACAGPADAALGVLSHFRVEFYDCLYARADALFELADAVLCADGPVKSLVELTLAVEHRRGHGAMYGAVNRGWLEPRRLRRLLASTPLPRAADGRIVLAVDVSNWLRPDAPTSPDLLFCHVYGRGRSADQMIPGWPYSFVAALETGRTSWTAMLDAVRLGPADDATAVTAAQLRDVVGRLVRAGQWKPDDQDILVVMDSGYDVTRLAYVLADLPVELVGRLRSDRVMLRDAGPRRSTPRGGQPRKHGGVLTFAKPESWHVPDQATTSGTTRYGTAEAFAWDRMHPRLTARGPWLDHSGELPLIHGTLIRLNVDHLPGDRDPKPVWLWSSRTAMTGEDVNLRWQAFLRRFDLEHTFRLFKQTLGWTVPKVRDPHTADLWTWLIIAAHTQLRLARPLAEDLRRPWERATEPRRLTPARVRRGFRHLRETAARPTAVPKPSRPGPGRPPGSKNRRPAPRYEPGKTVKRAETLTEHVRLKQQRG
- a CDS encoding transposase, which produces MLIELQVRRFRCGERACEQATFAEQVDGLTFRHGRRSAGLQAVQAQRLKAILARCPALDRTADHVRAFAELMNNRQGRDLSQWITGVQSDDLPALYTFVTGLGQDLDAVVAGLNLRYSSGAVEGHNNKIMLKRQMLGRANFDLLRNLAIGVLKTLGADNIAKTTRAIRDEPQRALPILGITNDPDTYGT
- a CDS encoding cysteine desulfurase-like protein produces the protein MAIDLTALRAHFPSLEHGLAFFDGPGGTQTPRPVADAITATLTGPLSNRGVVSPSELNAERAVTEFRAAYADLLSVPAGGIVHGRSATQLTYDFSRHLAKGWKAGDEIVLSRLDHDCNVRPWVQAAERAGVTVRWIEIDAGTTELDLDSFERALSPRTRLVAVTAASNVLGTKPPVRRIADRAHEVGALVYVDGVHYAAHHLVDVPAMGADLFVCSPYKFLGPHCGVLAGAPELLATLQPDKLLPSPDTVPERFEFGTLPYEILAGATAAVEFLAAIDPGGGATRRQRLSRSLGSLHKHEWALRTRMQDGLRALGDLVTVHSKAADRTPTLLMTLEGRDAREAQVHLAARDVLAPAGSFYAYEPFAALKLQDPALRVGLAPYNTADDVDRLLDGVSSFL
- a CDS encoding AbfB domain-containing protein — encoded protein: MIRRSAFLIALVALATGVAVPAQPAAAADADSAYVMGYFKESISGAGNVNALHLAVSDDGREWTPLNDNNVILTPTAGTKGIRDPFLYRLRDGSWVALATDIAVGGSFAKANPNVHVWTSPDLVNWSADRLLKVNGTNPNSFSWAPAVHWDPVRSAYGITFTTIPEGSSYSVIAAAYTTDFVTATDPVVFYDTGSGILDSHVVTGVNGQNYLYYKSNATGRLAGARSTSVEPGSFTKYTEGVAENRCTEAPTLVKSLTSSTWSLWGDTYCPNAKFDLWQGDLVSGAWTKVGRQSYTAPLNAKHNTVQPITAADRDRLLARYGGTSWNLLKSYNFPGHYARHASFAGRISELPFDPYQDAQWRLRPGLSDTDGVSFESVNFPGYYMKQENFAIKVVRDDGTAGFATDATFTRVAGLADGNWSSFRSARFPTRYLRHSAFVLRLDEISTATGRADATFNIVH
- a CDS encoding IS5 family transposase; translated protein: MSQFYDIMWVESTSTTLACDCLAHRFGNAGDHPVRERRYPTDMSEAEWAVVRPLLPVPGWLRGRGGQPEAYCHRATLDAIRYLVDNAIKWRAMPADFPPWDRVYAFFRRWRDHGMVKEFHDRLRRKVREQAGRAPEPSAGVIDSQSVKADAVVGAGTRGFDGGKLINGRKRHAVVDTLGLLLTVMVTSADVGDRAAAQVLLAQVAAAHHLLALVWADGGYTGSLVEHCLAALALVLTIVKRSDDMRGFVVLPKRWIVERFFAHLMQSRRLVRDFERSTSSAEAMVYWSMTRLMTRRLARPRSSRA